Genomic segment of Drosophila biarmipes strain raj3 chromosome 2L, RU_DBia_V1.1, whole genome shotgun sequence:
tttacaacttaaaaaaaaggtttaaaaaatgttggccaacaaaacttttctttaatttttgtagatacctaaaatttaaaaaaataacttttactTAAGATGCAATGGACTGACTTTTTTTCTTAATGTAACCctcttatttttgttttaaagtcattttattaatttcgatatttaaaaacctagtttttgtatgtattttttgctaatttttatttaaacattgaTCAACCAACTTAATGGCTATAAAGCTGCATGGAAATAACCaagattttacattttaaagatattttaatagtcatttatttatgaatccTCTGTTTTGCTTATAAAAAGTTGGCTCGAAATGGTGCAAGCAATGAGGCCAAATGTGTTTTTGCTCCCCAAAAAGTCCACCCATAAAAACTGCGACTAAATTGTACTGTCAACTGGCGCAATAAACTATTCATAAGCCAAGTGTTGACTCTTGGTTCTCCGGGGTCTTGGGCCTCGCAGATACAGATTGCCGCTGGCACTGGTTACACCCATTAATATCGTGCATTAGTCAAGCCCTCATTTGTATGGGGGACTGCCTTTCAGGCCAGGAAACCTCCCAGCACGCAAGAGCTAATCTTTTTCCTCGGGTCGGAAAACGCGAGATGGGCGGCTAGGGCTTGCCAGGCCTCATTGGAAAAGTCGATGCTcacatacatatttatgaTCACTCAATTAGGGGGGGCGGTGCGAGGGAAGCCTTCGTTTCGGCTATGGCCGGGTATTACTTATTCCGGTTTGTTTTCGCTGCCTATTTCCTAGTCTCCCTCCAGATTGGCATCAATACCCAATCCCACTTTGTGTTTTTGGCATTAGAACTGCCCGTGCCGGGCATTAATGTCAATAATTCATATGGGAAAAGTGCGGCAATGTACTCgtaaatagttaaaaattatatttgattaCGCCAGCCGAGTAGTCACCCTCAAACGCACTTGCCCTACCGGCTGTTTTGTGTCCGGAATTGGGATTGATTTTCTCGACTGCACACTTGTTTCGTCCAGAACTGAGATAAATTGTTTAGTAGGTAATTTGAGTAAGTGTTGAGCAAGTGTGGGATTGCAATAGTAATGATATAGTGGATTCTGCGTGTAAAAATAGGGATTTTCATGAAGTTCAACCCATAGTAACAGgggattttataaaaaaaaatctccaAATAGGTCTTGTTCTATTTTACAGGCAGCcaacatttaaaacattttaaataaaatcattggCACTCTacatttggttttttttttaatcatatcTGGAAAGTACACGAAAATGATTAGTATCAAAGAAGGCGAGTTTTCCCCAAAATTACACCATATAAATCAATgttaaaattccaaaataaatttatttaaaataaaatgtgacaCCTCACGGGACAAGCTTAcgaattacaatttatttgtttcatttttaattcccCACATGACCACAGCTTACAGCTAAGTCAAAGAATTTCCATTTTACATGGCCTTTTCCGACTATGGATGGTTCTTAATGCAGTTTTCTTGTCAGCTGCCTGCATATAAAGTGAGGCTAAATGGTTTTCGAAGAAGTAAAATGCAATTCGCACAGCAGTGGATTTCAAAAACACCGAGAACTCGGGGCAATTAGTCAAATTTCATTCGCCTGAGcggcttttgtttatttgtaatCTATTAAATATGCGCAACCAAAAGAAAACAATCCTCGGGACTATTTATTCCTATATCGTTAAAGTCAAGCCGAACCGGTTCTCCAGTCACTTTAGCCCCAAAGCTGACCTTTGCGGAGGGGCCACCTCGTGCGTATCTAAATCTTAATTTCTTGGCCCCAACACCTACTTTAAGCGACCTCCCTTGGTGTTCCTCGGAAAAGGATGAATTTCTCAGCTTTTTTCACAGGTGAGCTCAGCCAcgtgttttcattttttggttTGTTGATTTTTGGCTTTGTCTGATTCAGCTCGAGATTTTTAATTGGGCATGGTCTTTGTTTAATTGGGTCTATTATAACAAAAAGGTTTTCGATACATTCTGGCCACTCATCATCAGTTTCGTGGGAGTTTAAGGTTGTTCGCACTGTGTTTGAGATTAATAAGAGGGGTTTTTATTGAGTACTGTATGttatttgaaatgttttctttACATTGCATATTTTAGGTAAAACCAACCAAATTTTAATAGCATTTTATTATACTTTAATCCCTTAAGATGTTTTATCTGTTATGAACTCAGAACTCCAAACAAAATCTGTATCACATTTTTAATCCCATCTTAACAGTGTTCAATTTAAGGTCCAATAAATCGCCACACATTTgttaaattgatatttttgcAGTTCAGTTTGCTGCTCTATTAACTGGTGCACATCCGGACCTATATGAACGATTATACTATATGTTTTCATTGGGGCAGCAACTTGGGCAGTTAACCGTTGGTGGGCGTACCATAATGAATGGTAGTGGGCGGCAGAATGCATTCGATCGAAAAGTTTTCATTATGTTTCGGAGAACTCGCATGTCTACGGATGCCTACGGATCCTGAGTCCGGTGCCAGGGAACACGGGCTATCAACGCTCCAGTTCATTTGTTTGCGGACTGTACGGATGTGTGTCCATATCCATATCCACATCCACGACTCTACTGACCCCGCCTGACTGGGTTCCgagtgtgggcgtggcattcAGTCAACTATTTAGCACTTGCACAGTAGGCAAATTGTCGTACGCACAGACCCATGAAATTGAATTGCGAAGGCTGGGGATGCGGAAGAGAGGTATTGTTGTGCAAAGCAAGGAATTATAAAAAGATGCAGCGGAATTCaacacatttatatattaaaggAACTGTTTTAAGTGTACAATACGTTGCTAGAGGACCCTTTTAACTAAAACACCTCTTCAAGCGGTTAGTCGTGACAATCGCTcattaaacatataaaaattcGAATTATGGTATATTAAAATACCAATTTAGACTATTCACACGACACGAACGTGTgcttaaattttattgcagCGTTATAAAGTCTCTTAACACTAAACATCTTGGCTGACAGCTAATAAGTTATACAAAGAATATGTAATATAGatgaatattattaaacacacattaaagctttaatttttgttggtTGTATGACTAACACAAATATATAGTTCAATATtccaaaatgtttaaaacatCCCATCTAAGGTTAATCCATGTTTTAATGAGGCTTTTAGCTTGAGTGCGACACTCGTAGACTGCGAAAAGTGTACAACTTTCCCAGACTAAATAACCGCGTCGGCGTTAATAGGCTTAACACCAAAAACCATAATGAATGAAtgctaaaaatatgttaaggAATTGGTTTTAATGTGATCACAATAAAAAACGTTGACAAATTCGACTTTTTATCGCTCACTCGACCACCAACATGGCAACGGGTTTCTTTCTTGGGAAATCTTAAGCGCATTAAAAAGCTAAATATCTTTTCCGGCCTCAACAGAGCTTATTTGTCAGGCAAAAGATGGTATGAGGTTCTTAACTAATTCCGCTCGAACTAGATTGCGTTGCAGCCGATTCCCCTTCAAACTTGGTTTGGACTTCCTTAGCAACATGCTACCAGCAACATTAAGGGGAAAGTTTGATCCCAGATTTTCACCACAAACCTGCAACAAATTTGACTTTTGACTCAAACCTAAACAGCAAATTTGAGCCGAGTTGCCTTCGAACAGGTTCGCCTGCGACCAAGTAGCTCAAAATATATCCTATAAAGTAAGAATATATTTGCAGATAAATATAAGTCTTCTCCAAATAGCGACCTTTATAAACAGCCTTGTtttgaaagtaaaattttttacgTAAAATACAATAGTTTTTCAGTTACATTCTGTTTATTAAAGGATATTAATTCCAAACGTTGAAACTtttgcaaattaaatatatataaagttaTTGACttgtaataaaaactaaaatattaagaTGATTAAACATGACCTCTTGCATTAGTTAAACTTATTTCCCACTCGTTCCTTTGTCTCCGCAGTCCtgctaattaatttaagaGAATTCCTTTACTGATTTGCAGACTTCCTTGGCCTGCGGTCAGAAATCTTTGTACAGCAAATCAACTGCCTTCCGGTGACTGATTAGTTCTCATCAGATATCGAGGGACGTGTGGTGGTGCAATTGAAAACCATTTCTCACTTTGTATTCCCAAGTGCGCCAGCTCAGTGTTTGTgtcctgtcaggagtagtttaTGCCGGGCAGGAGCAAGCCCGCAGGCAAAAGCTATGGATTGAGTTAGTCCATCGGGGCGTTCATTGCATTACGTTACATAAACCCCAGTTAGTTTCGGCTAGGTTCGAGATGCACACTCACAAGCCAGGACTCGGTCGACAATGAGACAAAAAACactattttacaaaattcaatttccaaTTTCACTCCCGGTTAAGACATGGAAACCTTTTTTTGAATTTACGAGTCGGTTAACCAGAAGATAAGTAATGTTAAATATATACCCAAAATGTTCATAGGTGGCGCTAGGTGTTGTTCTACATACATTCTACATGCACCTTTCTATTTATCTGCTAGCAGTCTTTACTTACGATATAAGATTTCTACACCTTAATTTCTTTAACATATTTGTTGGAACTTACACTATTCTGTAAAACCATACGTTTATCTCTTAGTCCTTTCTCGGTTTACTTTTGTAAGCTAGTGTAAGAAGAAGCGGGGAGGACAGCAGGCCTGTCAAGCAGAAAATTCTCCTTCTGGTCActccttctgctgctgcattAATTAAAGATGCGTGGCACTACCGCTTGGCTGGTTCCGTTCGGCCAATTGTTGGAGCCCAGTTCATTGTGTTTTGAATTAATGTCAATGTGTTCTAGTAATTGGGAACCCTGCAGAACAGTTCATCAGCTTTTGGCAGTGATTTCTTGCTCTTTTGTATAACACCTTATTTAATGGCACACAGATTTCAGagaattttatgttttttgtcGAGGTGTAGATGTAGGGTTGTacgacaaaatttaaaatctatcGAATAAATGCTTAGAAATCATATTCATATGAAATCATCGCGTATTAagcacattaaaaaaatacctaaacaaCAGATCTTAAAATGTTGtagttttaaacattttaaacgaGAAATGGAGTAAGCTTCAGCAAGCAGAAGtatgtatacccttgcagtgaAATTAATGttggttaaatgttaaatattaaaggatTGTTGTCATTATTTCACTAAGCGTTTCTTTTTCAGCAATATTTTAGAGTCctccaatttttataaaatttaattaaaaattctttaaaatatatcaaaaaacaccgaagctataatttgtttcgaggtataaatatttaaaatcctaaaaaaaatgtatgcaagtacgcttttttcaaaataaaatgtcgctaaattttatttaagttcttTGTTTGTGGAGTACGCATTGGATACACTCACACTTCCTCTCCAAAGTTGACGATATAAGAACAAAATATCAGTTCATAGCCCCCTAAAATTTGTAAGACATTTACTTAATTGGGAATTGATTTTAATAGATAAGCCGAAgtcttttacattttttaatggtgCCTACATAATGGAATATTTGTTAGCTACAAATAAAACTCATACATCCGtttctaatatttatttatttattaaaagtataagcaaaaatattttaaaatctaaaaacataCAATTATTTTCTAATAAGGAATATGGGATAGTTAGGTAGGTACATAAAATACACATGATTGTTGCTGGCCGAGTCTAGGTACTCGTCGGAACTCCTCGACTGATCCAGTAAAAGATAATTTCGATACAAAATTTAACTAAGCTTTTAGTGTATAGAAGTAACATAGTGTGGCGACTCGTGAGTAGAATGCAAAGTAATACTTATATACGAAAgtaatttttgaagttttaaatCAATGAAATTCGAACAAGtaataaattcgaaatttatacCAGTTTGTGTATGTGTATAGAGCACAGAGTGCATTAGATCGTATAATAGGGATGTGCTGGGTCCTGTGCCTGTAATACTTTCGATCGAATCTGTTGGAACAGAACTTTCGCAACAGGAGCAAGAAGTGGAGTTGGGCAAAATTGTTGTCATCGTTTTATCTGTCTTCTGTCTCACGCAATAATCACAGCAATATTTAGTATTacgactttttcttcagcgtTCTAAATAgctaatttttctatacaaaaataaGTTAGTCTTTCCGAATGGTTCGATACCTTTCCCTTTTCCGTTGTGAAATATTGAAGTAGTGTGATATAATCTTGTTGTGGGCCAACTAGATAAAATAGCATTACAAACTCATTTCTAGACGAGGACAATGACGGGCGGGTAGATGGAGAGCAGGGACTTTAATGTTTAAGGCCACTTAAGTACGGTTCTGATTCGATTAAGTGAAGGTTGTTGATATTTTCGGCCCTTGATTAACGTTTGCCCTCATTTAGCCAGGTAGGCTGCCTTCAGCTTTTGATATTCCAGAATTCGAGCAATTCCATACTCCTGAAAGATGAgtaatatgaataaatttttaacTAGGAGTTGTTAAGCAATCGATCGCTTTATCGATAATATCGATGTTTTTGAAATATCGATGGAAATCTTTATTTTGCAAATTTGCGTTTTGCGATAATGCTTGTAGAGCACTCATTTGTAAAACTCACCCAGTAACCGAACTCAATGGACGATGTGACATTGATGACGGACCACAGGCTCCAGAACAGATGGGACAGCATTGTGAAGAACTGGATCTCGGCATCCACCTTGTCCAGCTCCTGGCCCGTGGGATTGTAGTTCTCGTCATCGTGGAACTTCTTCAGATAGTTGACGATGAAGTCGCGCCGCTGCTGGACTGTCGCGCAGTTGCTGGTGTTGTGGTAGAAGTAGGGGAACTGCGGATTGGTGTAGTCGAAGGTCCACTCGATGAAGTGATTGGCCAGGTCGTAGCCCCGATAGTTGTACGCACAGTACTCGAAGTCAATGATAATGAGATCCGGCTCATTGTCGGTGGTGAAGCTGGCATCCAGCGCCGAGTCATTGGTGGTGTCCAATTCCGGGCAAGGCGACGGCGACACGCTGTGCGATTTGCTATATGGGATACGAAGAGTTTACGGATATGGTTAGTATTTGGCGAACTTCGCTCCAAACGAATGTCATGAATAACCtgtatttgttttgctttggccaacaaattgcatttgcattttgacCAGCACACACTCATTTTTTTAACTCAAATCACGACCGCAGCAAATTGGGGCCATCTAGAATTGTAGGGAGTTATATAGGGTTCTGGCGAGCAGAGACTTACGGCTAATGGGCCAATGGGCAAGTAGTTACTGGTTAGCAGGCCACAACAAAACAACGGGTTAGCAGTCTACTAGACTCTCGAACTCTCGAGATATACTCACTTTGTCTCCGGTTCCgagatgttgctgttgccatcAAGACTGTCGCCCAAAGTTTCGTCGAAATTGGATCTGTAGAGTACATCAAGGCGGTATTTGTTAATAACTACAAACATGTCTTGTTTGGTATATTAATTAACAGGGATGTCATAAGtgcttttttataatataatataatatgcgTAAAGTCTTAAAATGTTAAGGTCTCTGGATCAATGTCAATATGATCCAACATAAGATTATGATAATGGAGGGAACTGCTTATATCGTAGAATTCCCATTCAAAgggtgattttaaaaatacagcttattaaatacaattaacCAAAATAGGAGGAATCTGAGTATCATAACAACATTTGGGTTGGTATTATGGGATCATAGGGTTTCAACGCACCTCAAGCTACTTATGGACTCCCGCGGCGTGCGCTCactttgagcagctggcggcTGACGGAGCAGAATGTTGCCCTCCTGAAGATCGTTGTGGCAGAACACAACTGGATAGTCGCCCTCGTCGATGACCGATCTCATCCAGGCGATCTCCTGTACATAGTCAAAGGTGCGCATCAATTCCATTTGCTTCTGCAGCACTGAGGATTTGGGCTTCGCCTGGACATTGCCCTTCACAATGCTCTCGAAGCCGGAAACCCACCGCTGCATGCAGTTCCATATCCAATCCGGCTCCTTTGACATGGGTATGTTGAGGCTGTGGATCTCGCCCATTTTCTCAGCCACTTTCATCAATATTCGCTGCTCTGCCAACTCCGCTGTGGTCAATGAACGTGCCTAAGGGGATTATgaaagtaaaacaaatattattcaaATCTAAGTAAATGGAGTACATAATATTATAATCTCTTTCAAAAAGCCCTTAGAGAGATCACTTTTTATAAGCATGCTTCAAGAGTATCTTGACCGCTTTAGTTTGAATGATTATCCCATCCTATTATCCCAATATAATTCCACCGACTTACCGGAATATACTGCTCGATGCGTCCGCCGGGAAAGATGCCGTGCAGTTTGGGTCCGAAGTTCCGCTCGCTGAGCAGGGCGAACACCACGGACTCCGTGATCATGCTCTCCAGCGCGTGATCGCCGTGGGTCTGTCCGTAGATGCGCAGCAGGACCTGTGGATTAGGGGTAGGGGTATAGCATGGTAGCCTGGTGTTTTAGGGGACGACCTACCTCACGGGGCTCCTGTTTGGGGGCGTGCAATCGCTTCAGCGAGCTCGCGTCGCGGCTATCGCTATCGAACCGCTGACGCTTGTGGGCCTGTTTGACGCTGGTGGCTGcgtcgtcatcgtcgtcgtcgtagTTGTTGTTAGCCAACTCTGTGGCCACCGAAGTCGCGCCCACCACCTCGCCTGCCTTGGCCTCCTCGTCGTCGCGTGCGAAGACGGGACTACTGTGGGCCAATGTGGCGCTCCCTATGACGTCTTTGCCGACGTTTCCATTtacctgcagctgctgctgtggtTGCTCTTCCTCCAGCTCATCGAAGTCGTCCAAGTCGGGGAGGCTTACGTAATACAAGAAGTTTGACAGACCGCCACTGCGAGGAAAAAGGATGAAGTGCTCAGTCTTTGACGTTTTGTGTTGAAGTATGGTTCAAACAATCAGAAGAACCTTTTGTTGAAAAAACCATGATTTTAAGAATACTGACCTACGCTATCaatcataaaataatataattctgTTCCGGTTGTATATAATCATTAAATGAAGGCCGCTCGCCAATTCTgagacaaaacaaaaatctaaaaatacaATTCAAAGGGGTCTAGGAAAATTCAAGCAAACACCGTCATGGTGAAGAATCATAAAAGTATCTGCATTAAATAGTTCTTCTTCTGGCAAATAAATATACTGATTCCACATTTCTGAGTAGTAGTATATATTACGACAAGACCGGTAAATCAGTAAATTAATGAGTTATGCTGGGTTCGAATGATAGGGCTAAAATAACTTATTCAAAAGATAAtaattagtattttttaaaaaatataaaaaaaaattattagagACTAGCAAATGTATTAGTAAATATTTGTAGCACTCTGGCAACCAAATTCTAACTTTAAGCACTGTGTAACTTACCTTATGCGCTTCACCACCAAATTTTCAGGAGTTGCCACCTTCCAACGTCCGGTTAGATAGTCCcggcaaatgcgtgcggccgCATGGCGAATTTCCTCAAGGGTGGCCTGTGGAAAACAGAGTGAgaggg
This window contains:
- the LOC108033974 gene encoding choline kinase A2 isoform X1, which translates into the protein MRLRNCTNNRALKRRQQQDDIIEQNCCLSKRCNYEDIGQHFKRNATLEEIRHAAARICRDYLTGRWKVATPENLVVKRISGGLSNFLYYVSLPDLDDFDELEEEQPQQQLQVNGNVGKDVIGSATLAHSSPVFARDDEEAKAGEVVGATSVATELANNNYDDDDDDAATSVKQAHKRQRFDSDSRDASSLKRLHAPKQEPREVLLRIYGQTHGDHALESMITESVVFALLSERNFGPKLHGIFPGGRIEQYIPARSLTTAELAEQRILMKVAEKMGEIHSLNIPMSKEPDWIWNCMQRWVSGFESIVKGNVQAKPKSSVLQKQMELMRTFDYVQEIAWMRSVIDEGDYPVVFCHNDLQEGNILLRQPPAAQSERTPRESISSLRSNFDETLGDSLDGNSNISEPETNKSHSVSPSPCPELDTTNDSALDASFTTDNEPDLIIIDFEYCAYNYRGYDLANHFIEWTFDYTNPQFPYFYHNTSNCATVQQRRDFIVNYLKKFHDDENYNPTGQELDKVDAEIQFFTMLSHLFWSLWSVINVTSSIEFGYWEYGIARILEYQKLKAAYLAK
- the LOC108033974 gene encoding choline kinase alpha isoform X2; the protein is MSANLQKATLEEIRHAAARICRDYLTGRWKVATPENLVVKRISGGLSNFLYYVSLPDLDDFDELEEEQPQQQLQVNGNVGKDVIGSATLAHSSPVFARDDEEAKAGEVVGATSVATELANNNYDDDDDDAATSVKQAHKRQRFDSDSRDASSLKRLHAPKQEPREVLLRIYGQTHGDHALESMITESVVFALLSERNFGPKLHGIFPGGRIEQYIPARSLTTAELAEQRILMKVAEKMGEIHSLNIPMSKEPDWIWNCMQRWVSGFESIVKGNVQAKPKSSVLQKQMELMRTFDYVQEIAWMRSVIDEGDYPVVFCHNDLQEGNILLRQPPAAQSERTPRESISSLRSNFDETLGDSLDGNSNISEPETNKSHSVSPSPCPELDTTNDSALDASFTTDNEPDLIIIDFEYCAYNYRGYDLANHFIEWTFDYTNPQFPYFYHNTSNCATVQQRRDFIVNYLKKFHDDENYNPTGQELDKVDAEIQFFTMLSHLFWSLWSVINVTSSIEFGYWEYGIARILEYQKLKAAYLAK